Sequence from the Christiangramia fulva genome:
TTAGGATCAATCCTGATGCTTGATATGATTAAAATCTTTAGAAATATTCGCCGTCGACTGCTTGGTGAAAATAGATTCACAAGATATATACTTTACGCCATTGGGGAAATCATCCTGGTGGTAATTGGGATTTTGATAGCCGTTAAAATCAATAATTACAATAGTTCTGAAAACAATAAAAAATATGAGGCTGAAATAGTTAGCTTACTGCTCGAAGATCTTGCCTTTGACTACGACAAATTTACCCATAATGAAGAACACCTAACCAATGGTGTTAAAAAGCTTAGGTGGATTAATGAACATTGTAGCGGTAAAACAGTAGATTCTCTTAAAGGTTTATCGCCAGGTAATCTCCTTGAAGATATTTTAGGTGGATTTACATCGCAGTCTCAGTTTTT
This genomic interval carries:
- a CDS encoding DUF6090 family protein; this translates as MLDMIKIFRNIRRRLLGENRFTRYILYAIGEIILVVIGILIAVKINNYNSSENNKKYEAEIVSLLLEDLAFDYDKFTHNEEHLTNGVKKLRWINEHCSGKTVDSLKGLSPGNLLEDILGGFTSQSQFLLSLQLHPIKFKSIEINRSITRFMGKHAEIVVDIENHNFYATGEFGFRLWMEMRENYKNSKDYLSIYCKNDDVLVKLMSLDSWKQETLTDIRELLEIKVHWKSI